AAGAACGAAAAACACCTATGAGCAAATTCATATCTTACCTAAAGACGAAATCCTTTAGAAACAACTTTATTGCCGCAATTGTAACTGTAGTGGTGATTTTACTGGTTGCTTTCTTTAGTTTAAGATATTACACCAAACATGGTCAGGGATTAAATGTTCCGGTATTGAAGGGCCTCGCATTTACTCAGGCGGTTAGTAAACTCGAAGATCTGGGACTTCGTTATGAAGTAGACTCGGTATTTGTGATGGATTCGCCTCCGGGGATTGTGATTGATCAGGATCCTGAAGCCAATACTTTTGTAAAAGGCAACAGAACCATTTACTTAACCGTAAATGTAGCCATGGCACCTAACGTTAAGTTTCCTGATATAGAATTTAAGCCTTTGAGAGAAGCGCAGGCATTGATTGAAAATTACGGACTTAAACTTGGTGATACGACTTATAAATCTGATGTCAGCAGAGATGTAGTCCTTCAGGCATTATTTGGTGGACAACCACTTAAGGCGGGCGAGTCTTTACCTAAAGGCTCCAGAATTGACTTTGTGCTGGGTGACGGAAAGGGAAATGAAGAAGTTGACATTCCTTCGTTAATAGGGCTGACTAAAGATGAGGCTGTTTTTGCGCTAAAAAATGGCGCAATGCTTACTTTAGGAACAGTTACTTACGAAGGAGAGATTACAGACAGTGTAAATGCCGTTATTATCAGGCAGGATCCTTTCTTAACAGACTCTGTTTCGAAAGTAAAAATCGGCACACCAGTAAATATTACGTTATCCAATAAGAAATAACATTTACGATCATTTTATGACAAACGAAAACGAGAAAAGCTTTAAGACAAAAACGAAGGTAATATTAGCTGTATTGCTGGCTATATTGGTTGTTGGTGGTTATTATGGGTTACAATTTTATAAGGTTTACTTTGCACCAAACACAACAGGGAAAGAAAAATACCTGTATGTGAGAACCGGGCATAATATTGATGACCTGTTCCAGGAAATCCGACGTAAAGATATTTTAACAGACATTGGAACTTTTAGTCAGGCTGCAGCAAAAATGGACCTGAAGAGTGCATTAAAACCAGGTCGTTATAAAATTGCAAAAGGAATGACCAACCGTGGTCTGATCAATATGCTGAAAGCTGGAAATCAGGAACCGGTAAAGCTTAAATTCCAGAACATCAGAAAGAAAGAGAACTTTGCCGGATACCTGGCTAAGAACCTGGAATCAGACTCTCTTACCTTTATCAAGTTATTGGATTCTGCATCTCTAATTG
This region of Pedobacter steynii genomic DNA includes:
- a CDS encoding PASTA domain-containing protein; its protein translation is MSKFISYLKTKSFRNNFIAAIVTVVVILLVAFFSLRYYTKHGQGLNVPVLKGLAFTQAVSKLEDLGLRYEVDSVFVMDSPPGIVIDQDPEANTFVKGNRTIYLTVNVAMAPNVKFPDIEFKPLREAQALIENYGLKLGDTTYKSDVSRDVVLQALFGGQPLKAGESLPKGSRIDFVLGDGKGNEEVDIPSLIGLTKDEAVFALKNGAMLTLGTVTYEGEITDSVNAVIIRQDPFLTDSVSKVKIGTPVNITLSNKK